The nucleotide sequence TGGGCCAGGCCACGTCTAAGATGTTGGTTGCTTTTATAGGAGACCAGAGTTCATATTCTTCATGTAACGCCTACAAGAGAACTGCATGAACTTTCAAAAAACATGTGATCAAAGGTAATTTAGTTGACTGTACATGTCTGCAGTTACAAGCTGCAGCCACTACCTGCATTATGGGAGGCTccattgtcaaccaatcattagggaGTTTTTGTTTGACTCACGCGAATGTGAAGGAAGACCTGACTGAAACAGGAATCAACTTTGCCGCAATTCATGTAACAGTGGATATGTACAATTGAATATGGTATGAGGCTCTCTCTCACCAATTGATAGTACAATGTACACACATACGCTGAGTGTACGAAACATTAGGAataacttcctaatattgagttgcaccaacttttgccctctgaacagcctcagtttgtcaggccatggactctacaaggtgttgaaagcattccacagggttgctggcccatgttgattccaatgcttacaacagttgtgtcaagttggctggatgtcctttgggtggtcaACTGTTCTTGATacgtgggaaactgttgagcatgaaaacaccaacagcattgcagttcttgatacactcaaacaggtgtgcctggcacctactaccatactccattCAAAGACTCTTAAATATTTTGGCTTGCCCATTCAACACCTGAATGGCATACATGcacaatccatgcctcaattatctcaaggcttaaaaattattCTTTAAACTATAtcctccccttcacctacacggattgaagtggatttaacaggtgacatcaataaggatcataactttcacctggtcagtctgtcgttAAAGagctggtgttcctaatgttttgtacgctgAGTGTATATTTCGTTTGGgagtgtgtgatatgggggtTGGAGACATGTTTATTTTTACATTACAAAGACAAACTTGTATAAACAATGTCAACACCGCCATGTTGcactgagccttgctgttggaaaaccacatcaGTGTCCGACTTCACTCTTCGACTTTTGTCTACAGTCGGTTGCTTTCGCGTTACTACTCAAATGAGCTCAAGGTTagggggtagggacgtcccaagaaTCCCAATAGCACTAACCATTTAATGACGGCTGCTGCTTCCGGGAAGATGGCCGGCTAAACAATGACAAAATATACCATTATACAAATCAAGAAGGGAGACATTTTTGCTTTTGCAAATGACTTGGATTAACCAACGTGTTCGGAATAAATGCTTGCATTTAGGTCGTTAATCTGGTGACCGTGTGCATGCATGTTAAATTACTGTTTGAGTTAACTAAATTAGCTAGCACATGCGAAGTAGCTAACATGTCAGCTATTGGTAGCTAAAGTTGAAACCCGCAACTGATTTATTGAGTTCAATGTTCGAGAAATGGAGAGTAGACACGTTTACAGTGCTGGCTAGTGTCGAAACGTGCGATATTTTTATCGGGGTGTCTCGCTGGTCGATTGCTATGTTCCCGCAGCTGCATACAACTGTCTAAaacttaactagctagctaatttgccTTGATTCACTCATCTCAATGGCTCACTGTAGTTCATCAGATCCAAGTGGGAAGATACCCCGTCCAGATAGCAGCGCAGTATTGATGGCAGGATCTCCCGGAACCGTTGATCAGGCCATGAAGCCGGTGTTGTTTGAAATATTTGGAGAAATTTGGAACGTCCAGGCCCGACTCGGGCAAGGCGTCTCGGCCTCGGTATACCGGGTGAGCTCGGGAAGGACGAGTACGGCCGCCGTTAAGGAGTTCCTGGCGGACGCTCAGGGCGGAGATTACGGGTACCACAAGGAGAGGTCCGTGCTGGAAGACATCCAAGGACACAAAAACATCGGTACGGACCTTTTTATTGTATTGTAATATGGTTGTAATGTTACTGTGCACAATCTCTGGAATTACAGAGCTCGTCTTCTAGTGAACCTGGTCATTGATGAGGTAATCTGAGAATCAAATTATGAGTCGTATTTTAAAGGGTTTAGCCTCATACTTGAAATCTGTGTTTTTATCAAGCTGATTGCCTGTCAGTCATTACAACCAAGTCACAAATCTCAATATTGTCTCTGATCTgtcatagtaagctgtttttctgGCAACGCTGGTTTTTAAAGCCTTCATTGGCATGTCGTAAAGCCCTTCTCAGCCACGTCAAACCAACACCTGACGATGATGACCCTGACTGACGCATCGTAATAACTAGAGAACGACCTATATGGATTTTTTTTAGGGCCAATATCAATTCTTGGGGGTCAAGGAAGCTGATATTTTAGGCTGATATTCAGTATGCATAATGCATAGATTTTAAAACCAAacaatacatttgtttttaccAACATAACAACATAAAGgtaataatttaatttgaatggtaaatctcttgATAAAGTGGGTAAATTAAGATGGTATAGGCATACTCACAATACAGGGGAATACATATTCAATAGGAGTatgtgcatgcattgagttattgcGCTTGTTTTGGCTGATCAGTGGAGTCTGGTGCTACAGATGACAAACTATGTTTGccttccatttgggacttatATTAGCCTACTGAGCCACAACATTTGCAAGGAAGCATCACTCCAGAATGTCATGCCTGTATGGAAGGACATCATATAGGCACAGATGTTAGTTTGAGAACATAAAAGAACGTAGACTCAATGCAAATGGGTCCAACATGATGACTTGTGATCACGGATTCTTATGAAAcgagtatttttgttgttgtaattttcTGTGATcgggaaaagtatttatttttcaGCTGCCAGGATGAAATTCGAAACGACTCAATTGGCTAGTTCAGCTATCTGTCAAGAAATGGGTGGGTTGATCCTACTGCTATGACTTGATAGAGCGAGGCTGTAACTCCGCTCCCTTTCACATCTCCACATCGCTCATGTCTCTTGGTGAGGTTTATGGCCACTATGAGAACTAGCTCAATGGCGATGACATTAGCTACCAAGTCAtaatgtgcataatatctaacaaggaGAGCGAGGGTAGGAAAAAAGATGAAACAACGATGCACGTTCTGCCTGAATGACTCAAACCTGCTCATAGTTTGAGAATTTAGAGCGTGCGCACACACCCGCTGATCTACACCGTTTCATAAACATGCAGGAAGATTCCTCCTTTCCCTATTACGACAATCCATTTAATCCGACTGTCACCACAAGTCAGATGGCTCCTTGCGGAACATGTTGCATGTTCATCGGGATTTTGAAATTCAACAGCGGGCTGCATTTTTTGGGGGACCTATTGTTTGTTAAAATCAATTTGCAGGGCCTTCTGgctggcgcagcagtctaaggttgAGGCGTCCCTACAGATCCGGggtcgatcccaggctgtgtcacagctggctttgtcacagctggctgtgactgggagacccatgaggcggcgcacaatcttacgtcgtccgggttaggagagggtttggcaggcCGAGATTTCCTTGACCGATCGTGCTCTAGCGAcccctgtggtgggccgggcgaatgcacgctgacacggtcaccaggtgtacgttgtttcctctgacacattggtgaggctggcttacgggttaagcgggcattgtcaagaagcagtgcggcttggctggtttgtgtttcggaggacgcacggctctcgacctctgtacggaagttgcagcgatgggacaagactgtaactatcaattggataccacatttttcttttttttgtctcGCGGGCTGGACTGAAGTGCCCGGTGGGCCAGATGCGGTCCGtactttgccccccccccccgatgtAGAGTGACTATCAGCGAAGGGCCGACAGACTACAAAAAGCCAATATCGACCCGATATATCGGCTCAACAGATTATCGGTGGTTCTCTACTAATAACCCAACCTTGTTCTACAACAATTAAATGAAAGATAAGATATTGGAGAGTTTACTTTGCCCCTATATAAAACAATTCAATGTTCTCTATATTTATTGATTATCACCACGTTTACAAGTGGACTTTGGAATTGTTGCCGGAGTGGGCTTTAAAAGAATATGGTTTTGATTATTAAATCGATATCGCCATACACTTACTTTACATTCATGATATGTGAATACTCAGACAAGACTTCCATGTTTTTATAACAGAGTGATAACCTTGCTTTACAGATCACATCAGTGTAACCTCAAGGGAGGGATGCATTTTTGGAGTATTCAAACAGAGCCCCCAACTTCACCACCCAATCAAATCTGTGCTTATGCTGACTGTTCATTCTTGTATGTCTCCATAGTAACGCTGTATGGGGTGTTCACCAACCACAGCCATGTGGGTGTGGCCACACGCTGCCTGCTGCTAGAGCTGCTGGATGTCAGTGTGTCTGAGCTGCTGGTTAGGGCCAGTACCCAGGGCCAGGTGGGCAGCCTCCAGAGTGGTGGTGCCCAGCAGCAGGGCCACTCCATGTGGCTGGTGCAGCACTGCGCAAGAGACATCCTGGAGGCCCTGGCCTTCCTCCACCGAGAGGGCTACGTCCACGCAGATCTCAAGCCCCGCAATGTGCTCTGGAGCGCAGACGACGAGTGCTTCAAACTCATCGACTTTGGACTCAGCTTCAAGGAGGGTAACCAGGTGAAGTGGAGTTGAGAACAGGGGTTGGTGTGGGCTGCATACCTCTAAGGGAGGGTTTTCAAGTTGGTTTTAGCATCTTTGGACATTGATCAGTTATGCATAAAATTAGTTGACATACAACTAGGAAACAATTATATGGACCGGGCTAAACTTTGGTGTGTGTGGTTTTCTGCCCGTATAATAGTGTCCGTTCTTTCCTTGTGTGTTCCAAGGATGTGAAGTACATCCAGACGGATGGGTACCGTGCCCCGGAGGCTGAGCTTCAGAACTCGCTGGCCCAGGCGGGGCTCGAGGCGGAGGGTAACTCTGGCTGCTCGGCCACTGTGGACCTCTGGAGCCTGGGTATCATCCTGCTGGAGATGCACTCCGGCATCAAACTCAAAGACACTGTCAGGTTACCCGAGTGGAAGGTACGTCCACAGCACGGCTCTCCGACTCTGGGCCTGTATTGCCACTATACTgactgtgcaggcttttgttccaccCCAGCACAAACACACCTGTTTAAATGACTGTTCTTTACCACATTGTCATATACAATGCAGTGGACTCTGATCCACCTGTAGCTAATAGATCAATATGTTCTTCACATACAGTgctttcaaaaagtattcagacctcttcactttttccacattttgttacattacagccttattctaaaattgatttatatAGTTTTTTCaccccatcaatctacaaacaataacccataatgacaaagcaaaaacaggcacatttattaaaaataaaaactgaaatatcacatttacattagtattcagaccctttggcagcgattactgcctcgagtcttgggtatgactctataagcttggcacacctgtatttggggagtttctcccattcttctctgcagatctctcaagctctgtcaggttggatggggagcttcaatgcacagctattttcaggtctctccagagatgttcaatcgggttcaagtccgggctctggctgggccacgcaaagacatttagagacttgtcccaaagccactcctgtgttgtcttggctgtgtgcttagggtcgttgtcctgttagaaggtgatctttcgccccagtctgaggtcctgaacctgctccagagcgctttcatcaaggatctctctactttgctccgttcatctttctctcaatcctgactagtctcccagcccttgaaaaacacccccacaggatgatgctgccactcatgcttcaccgtagatttggtatgtgccttttactgacgagtggcttccatctgaccactctaccattaaagcctgataggtggagtgctgcggagatgtttgtcattctggaaggttctcccatctccacagaggaactctggagctctgtcagggtgactatcgggttcttggccacctccctgaccaaggcccttctcccccgattgctcagtttggctgggcggccagctctaggaagagtcctggtggttccaaacttccatttaagaatgatggaggccactgttgttggggaccttcaatgctttagacattttttggtacccttcccctaaTTTGTGCCTCAACACTATTCTGTttgagctttacggacaattccttcagccTCATGGCtcggtttttgttctgacatgcactgtcaactgtggggccttatatagactggtgtgagcgtttccatatcatgtccaatcaattgaatttaccacaggtggactccaagttgtagaaacagctcaaggatgatcaatggaaacaggatgcacctgagctcaatttcaagtctcaaagtaatatgtctaaacctgtttttgcttcgtcattatgggttattgtgtgtagattgacgaggaacattatttaatccattttagaataaggctgtaaggtaacaaaatgtggaaaaagtgaaggggtctgatctttctgaatgcactgtacacagatAAGACATTTAGGTAATATACATTTATTAGACAGATTTGGGAGTGTTGTCCAACCTGCTGTTATGTTGCCTACTGTTCTTTGCTGCTGCAGGACAACAGTGCAGCGATAGTCGACCATATCTTTGCCAGTAACAGTGTGGTGTGTCCTGCTATCCCTGTCTATCACCTCAGAGACCTGATCAAGAGGTAAcaacattcattcattcatccatatGCATTTAGTTTTAGTTTGTGCATAAATGCAGACATTTGATCCATTGTAGCAAATTGACTCTGCGCTCCCTTAaacataagttgtcattttcaaaATTGTAAACTTATTGAAATGCATGTGATGATTTTCCTGAGAGAGGGGTTCCTAACGTTGACATTAATTTTTGTAATGTTTGTGTGCACCTGCAGCATGCTTCACTATGACCCCAAGCACAGAGGCACAGCCGAGACGGCCCTGCTTAGCCCTTTCTTCAGTATTCCCTTTGGTAAGTCAGAAACACCAATACAAAGTCCACAGCagacattttgttgcattataaactggaattgaaatggatttaattgtttttctttgtcattgatctacacagaatactccataatgtcaaagtgagaaaaaaaatctaaaaatgcttacaaattaatacaaactTAATAAAAATATAGTCGTTTCAGAAGTATTCACCCCATTTGTTTAGGCAAGcgtaaattagttcaggagtaaaatttggcttaacaaatcacataaatgAAATAATAGCGGTTGACAGAATTTTTGAATTACtatcccttcctctgtccccatacatacaacatttgtaaggtccctcagtcaagtattgcatTTAAAGCACATATTCATTAACAAAGACCCGGGAGCTTTTCGAAAgtctcataaagaagggcagtgattagTAGCTGGCTAACaaaaacaaatcagacattgaatatctctttaagcatgggcaagttaataattatgctgttgATGATGtcttaaaccacccagacacgtcaaagatacagttgtccttctgaactgagcagCAGGACAACAAGGAAACTGCttagggatgtcaccatgaggccattggtgattttaaaaccgctacagagttcaatggcagtgaagggagaactgaggatggatcaacaacattgtaatgaCCTCAATGACAGAGTgcaaagaatacaaatatacGGAATAAaataaatttgcatcctgtatacaaccaggcactaaagtaatactgttaaaaaaaacacaaaggAATATACATTTTGGTTTAAATGCAAAGCTGTAATATTGGGGAAAatgcaacacatcactgagtaactgcctccatATCTTCAAGAATGgtgctggctgcatcatggtatgggtatgcttgacattggAAAAGACTGGGGagattttcaggataaaaataaacgggatggagctaagcacaggtgaaatcctagaggaaaacttgctTAAGTCTACATTCACCATACACTGGGAGATgacttcacctttcagcaggacaataacctacataCACCATAAGACCAAATCAACAATGGAGTTGTTACCAAGAAGTCAGTGAAGTTTCctaagtggccaagttacagttttgacttaagtctgcttgacaatctatggcaagactttgctgtctagccatgatcccctAAACCTTGACAGAGGCTTGAATAATttttacccaagaagactcacagctgtaatcgctgccaccaaaggtgtttctaacatgtatttactCAGGGCAGTGAACACTTATATAATCAAGGTATATTATCGTTTTGTTTTTCataaaaatacaaacatttttCTTCCacgtttaattttttttatttcacctttatttaaccaggtaggctagttgagaacaagttctcatttgcaactgcgacctggctttGACTTTGACATGTATTCGTTTTTTGTGTGGATCATTGACAAAAAAGTACAAAttaattttaatcccactttgtaacccAATAAAatatgaagaaatccaaggggggtGGATACTTATGATAGGCACTGTACCTCATTCTCAGCCAGCTCATATGATAGCTTGCATTATAGCATAATCTTATCTCTCTCTGCACCTGTTCCCAACCCTCTTTTTCCCTCTATGCTTGTAATCTACCTCTTTATGATATGCATATAGAGTTTTCACTGAAAACAAAAAATATTATAATCATAGTAGAGAGGTTGGGTGGAGCTGTATAAACCACAGAGAAGGCTTCTTAAACCTATTGATTGAGGAAATGTGTGACAGCTCCTCACATAGAAGACTTGGTTCTGCTGCCCTCTCCTGTTCTGCGCCTGCTCAACCTGATTGACGACAGCCACCTACACAATGAGGAGGAGTATGAAGGTAGGGCACAGCCCTAATTTCTCCTACAGTTGGTAATTTTGAAGATCGGCGATGGAAATACACTGGGGCTCGTGGAACCACAAGTCAGTGCCACGAGTCATCGGTGAACTAAACCATATGATGAGGCTATAtatagactcagcgatatgacgttgccacgagcagcaGCAAGACTATGTAACAAAGTATCTGTACATGTGGGACCAAAACAGCTGAGAAGTTTGTCTGCGCCCTTAGTTGCGGAAGTCTGCACAATTCTGCTGTCCACTTCATGTGTCGCTGACTCTAGCTTTTAAAGGGACACTGCAATATGCTGTCAATTAAGACatttttctacttacccagagtcaggtTAACTTGTGGATAAAATGTTTGTCTCTGCatgcagtatgaaggaagttagaggtagttttgcaagTGTACCGGTAGACTTCCAGTcagctaacactagttagcattggcttgcaaaACTACACtgcctacagaaagtattcataccccttgacttattacacattttgttgcgttacagcctaaattcaaaatttatgaaatagatttttttctctcacccatctacatacaataccccattaagacaaagtgaaaacatgtttttagaaatgttggctaatttatttaaaattaaatgcataaatatctaatttacataagtattcatatccctgagtcaatgcatgttagaatcacctttggcaacaattacagttgtaagtctctaagagctttgcacacctggattgtacaatatttgcagttattttattcttcaagctctgtcaagttggttgttgatcattgctagacagccattttcaagttttgccataGATCTTCAAGGTGATTTATGTTCAAACTGTAAttgggccactcaggaacattcaaggtcgtcttggtaagcaactcgttTAAatatggccttgtgttttaggttattgtcctgctgaaaggtacatttgtctgcccgtgtctggtggaaagcagactgaaccaggttttcctctaggattctgcctgtgcttaactctattccgtttctttttatcctaaaaaaaactccaTTGCCAATGacgagcatacccataacatgttgCAGCCACCTCCATGCTTGAAAACATGAGTGGTACTCCGTGACGTGTTatgttggatttgtcccaaacataacactttgtattcaggaaataaagttaatttctttgccatttTTCTTTGCAGTTTCACTTTAGTGCAAAATTGCATAAAGGATGCATTTTCGGGAcaggaccatttgtaatgtaactgggaccttttggagtgccaacagaagaagctcttcaaaggtaaggcaagacgaccttgaatgttcctgagtggcctaattaCAGTTTGAATGTAAATCACCTTGAAGATCtatggcaaaacttgaaaatggctgtctagccttttcactctgtaatttaggttagtgttgtggagtaactacaatgttgttgaaccatcctcagtgttctcctattacagccattaaagaccctctaactgttttaaagtcaccattgtcctcgtgaaatccctgagcggtttacttcctctccgacaacagagttaggaaggacacctgtatctttgtagtgactgtgggtattgatacaccatctaaagtgtaattaataatttcaccatgctcaaagggttatttcagcttttcattttgaatgaCTTTTGAAAAATGTCTAACAatatcattccactttgacattatgtgtaggccagAGACAAAatcaaaatggaatacattttaAATAGAGGCTGTCACACagcaacatttggaaaaagtcaactggtgtgaatactttctgaaggcactgtacatctaacttccttcatactgtgAGCAAAAACATTTTTATCTGCCTCTGggtaaatagaaaaatatattaaTTGCCAGAATCGTGCAGTATCCTTTTAAAACATATGATCAGATGCTACattgtgaaaaaaatatatatggaaatGACACAATTTTTTTGTGGCAAAAATGCCCCTGAAAATGTGACTATTTCGATTTACACTGATCAAAATGATGCTGTTGTGTTGTCAGACATCTTGGAGGACATGAAGGAGGAGTGCCAGAAGTACGGCTCTGTGGTCTCTCTTCTCATTCCCAAGGAGAACCCAGGCAAAGGACAGGTAAGACACACACTAGCCCCATAACCAGTGGTCTATTGTTGTCATTTAAATACTTCCATACAAATTTGAGATTTGTACATATTGTAGACCTGCATTTTTACTGTCTCGGCTTGtcttaatctgtgtgtgtgtttcccccaGGTGTTTGTAGAATATGCTAACGCAGGCGACTCCAAAGAGGCCCAGAGACTGCTGACGGGACGGACCTTTGACAGGAAGTTTGTCGTTGCCACATTCTACCCCCTGAGTGCTTACAAGAGAGGCTACTTGTACCAGACCGTGCAGTGaacacagtgaacacacacacaccgttagtTGAAGAGCACAGGCCTAAGCCCCATTCAGTCCGTCTCTATCATGATGTgtatacttacagttgaagttggaagtttacatacacttaggttggagtcattaaaactagtttttcaacca is from Salvelinus alpinus chromosome 16, SLU_Salpinus.1, whole genome shotgun sequence and encodes:
- the LOC139541340 gene encoding serine/threonine-protein kinase Kist-like isoform X1; the encoded protein is MAHCSSSDPSGKIPRPDSSAVLMAGSPGTVDQAMKPVLFEIFGEIWNVQARLGQGVSASVYRVSSGRTSTAAVKEFLADAQGGDYGYHKERSVLEDIQGHKNIVTLYGVFTNHSHVGVATRCLLLELLDVSVSELLVRASTQGQVGSLQSGGAQQQGHSMWLVQHCARDILEALAFLHREGYVHADLKPRNVLWSADDECFKLIDFGLSFKEGNQDVKYIQTDGYRAPEAELQNSLAQAGLEAEGNSGCSATVDLWSLGIILLEMHSGIKLKDTVRLPEWKDNSAAIVDHIFASNSVVCPAIPVYHLRDLIKSMLHYDPKHRGTAETALLSPFFSIPFAPHIEDLVLLPSPVLRLLNLIDDSHLHNEEEYEDILEDMKEECQKYGSVVSLLIPKENPGKGQVFVEYANAGDSKEAQRLLTGRTFDRKFVVATFYPLSAYKRGYLYQTVQ
- the LOC139541340 gene encoding serine/threonine-protein kinase Kist-like isoform X2, with the translated sequence MAHCSSSDPSGKIPRPDSSAVLMAGSPGTVDQAMKPVLFEIFGEIWNVQARLGQGVSASVYRVSSGRTSTAAVKEFLADAQGGDYGYHKERSVLEDIQGHKNIVTLYGVFTNHSHVGVATRCLLLELLDVSVSELLVRASTQGQVGSLQSGGAQQQGHSMWLVQHCARDILEALAFLHREGYVHADLKPRNVLWSADDECFKLIDFGLSFKEGNQDVKYIQTDGYRAPEAELQNSLAQAGLEAEGNSGCSATVDLWSLGIILLEMHSGIKLKDTVRLPEWKDNSAAIVDHIFASNSVVCPAIPVYHLRDLIKSMLHYDPKHRGTAETALLSPFFSIPFDILEDMKEECQKYGSVVSLLIPKENPGKGQVFVEYANAGDSKEAQRLLTGRTFDRKFVVATFYPLSAYKRGYLYQTVQ